A part of Canis lupus familiaris isolate Mischka breed German Shepherd chromosome 4, alternate assembly UU_Cfam_GSD_1.0, whole genome shotgun sequence genomic DNA contains:
- the FAF2 gene encoding FAS-associated factor 2 isoform X3 yields the protein MDQCRHTLEQHNWNIEAAVQDRLNEQEGVPSVFNPPPSRPLQVNTADHRIYSYVVSRPQPRGLLGWGYYLIMLPFRFTYYTILDIFRFALRFIRPDPRSRVTDPVGDIVSFMHSFEEKYGRAHPVFYQGTYSQALNDAKRELRFLLVYLHGDDHQDSDEFCRNTLCAPEVISLINTRMLFWACSTNKPEGYRVSQALRENTYPFLAMIMLKDRRMTVVGRLEGLIQPDDLINQLTFIMDANQTYLVSERLEREERNQTQVLRQQQDEAYLASLRADQEKERKKREERERKRRKEEEVQQQKLAEERRRRNLQEEKERKLECLPPEPSPDDPESVKIIFKLPNDSRVERRFHFSQSLTVIHDFLFSLKESPEKFQIEANFPRRVLPCIPSEEWPNPPTLQEAGLSHTEVLFVQDLTDE from the exons gcTGCTGTACAGGACCGATTGAATGAACAAGAGGGTGTACCAAGTGTTTTCAACCCACCTCCATCCCGACCCTTGCAAGTTAATACAGCTGACCACAGGATCTACAGTTATGTTGTTTCAAGACCACAGCCAAGG GGGCTGCTTGGATGGGGTTATTACTTGATAATGCTTCCATTCCGGTTTACCTATTACACAATACTTGATATATTTAG GTTTGCTCTTCGTTTTATACGGCCTGACCCTCGCAGCCGGGTCACTGACCCCGTTGGGGACATTGTTTCATTTATGCACTCTTTTGAAGAGAAATATGGGAGGGCACACCCTGTCTTCTACCAGGGAACGTACAGCCAG GCACTTAACGATGCCAAGCGGGAGCTTCgctttcttttggtttatctTCATGGAGATGATCACCAGGACTCTGATGAGTTCTGTCG CAACACACTCTGTGCCCCTGAAGTTATTTCCCTAATAAATACTAGGATGCTTTTCTGGGCATGCTCCACAAATAAACCTGAGGGATATAGGG TCTCGCAGGCTTTACGAGAGAACACCTATCCATTCCTGGCCATGATTATGCTGAAGGATCGGAGAATGACTGTAGTGGGACGGCTAGAAGGCCTCATTCAACCCGATGATCTTATTAACCAGCTGACATTTATCATGGATGCAAACCAGACTTACCTGGTGTCAGAACGCCTTGAAAG GGAAGAACGAAATCAGACCCAGGTCCTGAGACAACAGCAAGACGAGGCCTATCTGGCCTCTCTCAGGGCAgaccaggagaaagaaaggaagaaacggGAGGAGCGGGAGCGGAAGCGgcggaaggaggaggaggtgcaaCAGCAAAAGTTGGCAGAGGAGAGACGTCGGCGG AATTtacaagaggaaaaggaaaggaagttgGAGTGCCTGCCCCCGGAGCCTTCCCCTGATGACCCTGAAAGTGTCAAGATCATTTTCAAATTACCCAATGATTCTCGAGTAGAGAGACGATTCCACTTTTCACAGTCTCTAACA GTAATCCACGACTTCTTATTCTCCTTGAAAGAAAGCCCTGAAAAGTTTCAGATTGAAGCCAACTTTCCCCGGCGGGTGCTGCCTTGCATCCCTTCAGAGGAGTGGCCCAACCCCCCCACACTTCAGGAGGCCGGACTCAGCCACACAGAAGTTCTCTTTGTTCAGGACCTGACAGATGAATga
- the FAF2 gene encoding FAS-associated factor 2 isoform X1: MAAPEERDLTQEQTEKLLQFQDLTGIESMDQCRHTLEQHNWNIEAAVQDRLNEQEGVPSVFNPPPSRPLQVNTADHRIYSYVVSRPQPRGLLGWGYYLIMLPFRFTYYTILDIFRFALRFIRPDPRSRVTDPVGDIVSFMHSFEEKYGRAHPVFYQGTYSQALNDAKRELRFLLVYLHGDDHQDSDEFCRNTLCAPEVISLINTRMLFWACSTNKPEGYRVSQALRENTYPFLAMIMLKDRRMTVVGRLEGLIQPDDLINQLTFIMDANQTYLVSERLEREERNQTQVLRQQQDEAYLASLRADQEKERKKREERERKRRKEEEVQQQKLAEERRRRNLQEEKERKLECLPPEPSPDDPESVKIIFKLPNDSRVERRFHFSQSLTVIHDFLFSLKESPEKFQIEANFPRRVLPCIPSEEWPNPPTLQEAGLSHTEVLFVQDLTDE; the protein is encoded by the exons gcTGCTGTACAGGACCGATTGAATGAACAAGAGGGTGTACCAAGTGTTTTCAACCCACCTCCATCCCGACCCTTGCAAGTTAATACAGCTGACCACAGGATCTACAGTTATGTTGTTTCAAGACCACAGCCAAGG GGGCTGCTTGGATGGGGTTATTACTTGATAATGCTTCCATTCCGGTTTACCTATTACACAATACTTGATATATTTAG GTTTGCTCTTCGTTTTATACGGCCTGACCCTCGCAGCCGGGTCACTGACCCCGTTGGGGACATTGTTTCATTTATGCACTCTTTTGAAGAGAAATATGGGAGGGCACACCCTGTCTTCTACCAGGGAACGTACAGCCAG GCACTTAACGATGCCAAGCGGGAGCTTCgctttcttttggtttatctTCATGGAGATGATCACCAGGACTCTGATGAGTTCTGTCG CAACACACTCTGTGCCCCTGAAGTTATTTCCCTAATAAATACTAGGATGCTTTTCTGGGCATGCTCCACAAATAAACCTGAGGGATATAGGG TCTCGCAGGCTTTACGAGAGAACACCTATCCATTCCTGGCCATGATTATGCTGAAGGATCGGAGAATGACTGTAGTGGGACGGCTAGAAGGCCTCATTCAACCCGATGATCTTATTAACCAGCTGACATTTATCATGGATGCAAACCAGACTTACCTGGTGTCAGAACGCCTTGAAAG GGAAGAACGAAATCAGACCCAGGTCCTGAGACAACAGCAAGACGAGGCCTATCTGGCCTCTCTCAGGGCAgaccaggagaaagaaaggaagaaacggGAGGAGCGGGAGCGGAAGCGgcggaaggaggaggaggtgcaaCAGCAAAAGTTGGCAGAGGAGAGACGTCGGCGG AATTtacaagaggaaaaggaaaggaagttgGAGTGCCTGCCCCCGGAGCCTTCCCCTGATGACCCTGAAAGTGTCAAGATCATTTTCAAATTACCCAATGATTCTCGAGTAGAGAGACGATTCCACTTTTCACAGTCTCTAACA GTAATCCACGACTTCTTATTCTCCTTGAAAGAAAGCCCTGAAAAGTTTCAGATTGAAGCCAACTTTCCCCGGCGGGTGCTGCCTTGCATCCCTTCAGAGGAGTGGCCCAACCCCCCCACACTTCAGGAGGCCGGACTCAGCCACACAGAAGTTCTCTTTGTTCAGGACCTGACAGATGAATga
- the FAF2 gene encoding FAS-associated factor 2 isoform X2 — protein sequence MQGQEEEMIPFCFCMGDLTGIESMDQCRHTLEQHNWNIEAAVQDRLNEQEGVPSVFNPPPSRPLQVNTADHRIYSYVVSRPQPRGLLGWGYYLIMLPFRFTYYTILDIFRFALRFIRPDPRSRVTDPVGDIVSFMHSFEEKYGRAHPVFYQGTYSQALNDAKRELRFLLVYLHGDDHQDSDEFCRNTLCAPEVISLINTRMLFWACSTNKPEGYRVSQALRENTYPFLAMIMLKDRRMTVVGRLEGLIQPDDLINQLTFIMDANQTYLVSERLEREERNQTQVLRQQQDEAYLASLRADQEKERKKREERERKRRKEEEVQQQKLAEERRRRNLQEEKERKLECLPPEPSPDDPESVKIIFKLPNDSRVERRFHFSQSLTVIHDFLFSLKESPEKFQIEANFPRRVLPCIPSEEWPNPPTLQEAGLSHTEVLFVQDLTDE from the exons gcTGCTGTACAGGACCGATTGAATGAACAAGAGGGTGTACCAAGTGTTTTCAACCCACCTCCATCCCGACCCTTGCAAGTTAATACAGCTGACCACAGGATCTACAGTTATGTTGTTTCAAGACCACAGCCAAGG GGGCTGCTTGGATGGGGTTATTACTTGATAATGCTTCCATTCCGGTTTACCTATTACACAATACTTGATATATTTAG GTTTGCTCTTCGTTTTATACGGCCTGACCCTCGCAGCCGGGTCACTGACCCCGTTGGGGACATTGTTTCATTTATGCACTCTTTTGAAGAGAAATATGGGAGGGCACACCCTGTCTTCTACCAGGGAACGTACAGCCAG GCACTTAACGATGCCAAGCGGGAGCTTCgctttcttttggtttatctTCATGGAGATGATCACCAGGACTCTGATGAGTTCTGTCG CAACACACTCTGTGCCCCTGAAGTTATTTCCCTAATAAATACTAGGATGCTTTTCTGGGCATGCTCCACAAATAAACCTGAGGGATATAGGG TCTCGCAGGCTTTACGAGAGAACACCTATCCATTCCTGGCCATGATTATGCTGAAGGATCGGAGAATGACTGTAGTGGGACGGCTAGAAGGCCTCATTCAACCCGATGATCTTATTAACCAGCTGACATTTATCATGGATGCAAACCAGACTTACCTGGTGTCAGAACGCCTTGAAAG GGAAGAACGAAATCAGACCCAGGTCCTGAGACAACAGCAAGACGAGGCCTATCTGGCCTCTCTCAGGGCAgaccaggagaaagaaaggaagaaacggGAGGAGCGGGAGCGGAAGCGgcggaaggaggaggaggtgcaaCAGCAAAAGTTGGCAGAGGAGAGACGTCGGCGG AATTtacaagaggaaaaggaaaggaagttgGAGTGCCTGCCCCCGGAGCCTTCCCCTGATGACCCTGAAAGTGTCAAGATCATTTTCAAATTACCCAATGATTCTCGAGTAGAGAGACGATTCCACTTTTCACAGTCTCTAACA GTAATCCACGACTTCTTATTCTCCTTGAAAGAAAGCCCTGAAAAGTTTCAGATTGAAGCCAACTTTCCCCGGCGGGTGCTGCCTTGCATCCCTTCAGAGGAGTGGCCCAACCCCCCCACACTTCAGGAGGCCGGACTCAGCCACACAGAAGTTCTCTTTGTTCAGGACCTGACAGATGAATga